From a single Bradyrhizobium sediminis genomic region:
- a CDS encoding PTS sugar transporter subunit IIA encodes MKISDLLSPTDVLIDVRGSNKRLLLQEFAAKAADSLGLRVDQISPYLLKREELGSTGIGRGVAIPHARLPDLQRPFGLLARLKAPVEFDAIDGQAVDIVFVLLLPAAAESGQIGPLALVARTLRPPENLARLRAARNTTELYAAVA; translated from the coding sequence ATGAAGATTTCCGATCTGCTGTCGCCAACCGACGTCCTGATTGACGTCCGTGGCTCGAACAAGCGACTATTGTTGCAGGAATTCGCGGCCAAGGCCGCCGACAGCCTCGGCCTGCGCGTCGACCAGATCTCGCCCTACCTGCTCAAGCGCGAAGAATTGGGCTCGACCGGGATCGGACGCGGTGTCGCCATCCCGCACGCCCGGCTGCCGGATCTGCAGCGCCCCTTTGGGCTGCTGGCGAGGTTGAAAGCGCCGGTCGAATTCGACGCCATCGACGGGCAGGCGGTGGACATCGTGTTCGTGCTGCTGTTGCCGGCTGCCGCGGAGAGCGGACAGATCGGGCCGCTTGCATTGGTGGCGCGGACGTTGAGGCCGCCTGAGAATCTCGCCCGCTTGCGCGCCGCCAGGAATACGACAGAGCTTTATGCGGCGGTCGCCTGA
- a CDS encoding sensor histidine kinase — protein MANQRRDPEKRPSPEALLEAARRESSQAGRLKIFVGAAPGVGKTYEMLQSAHAKVKAGVDVVVGVVETHGRAETEALLHGLEVLPRKRIEYKDQVIEEMDLDALIARRPGIALVDELAHTNAPGSRHPKRYLDVEELLSRGIDVYTAVNIQHIESLNDVVAQITHVRVRETVPDSVFDRADAIELIDLTPDDLIQRLKEGKVYVPKQAERALEHYFSPGNLTALRELALRRTAERVDEQLLTHMQANAIAGPWAAGERILVCISEDPRAAGLVRYTRRLADRLHAPWTALSIETRRSLQLTDEQRDRLADTLRLAETLGAEALTIPGVGRRIADDIIGFAQANNVTQIIIGKSMRSWWFELRRGSVVHDLVRRAGNITVNVIAGEELAAEPVPKKTVRAAERQEPFDPVPYAISLLLVAVALGAGLLIHPWMGIENVDLVFLTAVVAAAVRYGLLPSVLASVVASLCYNFFFLPPIYTFTITDPTNVAAFFFFMLIAIVVSNVAARVRTQAVSAIGRVRTTESLYAFSRKLAGTATLDDVLWATAYQTALMLKVRVVLLLPEDGVITVKAGYPPEDQLDQADLAAANWAWGNDRAAGRGADTLPGAKRLFLPMRTGRGPIGVIGIDDDKTGPLLTPDQRRLLDALMDQGALAIERVQLVEDMDRVKRTVESDRLRQALLTSISHDLKTPLASVLGAASTMRDLASGLSEPEKRDLLATVIDESERLNRFIANLLDMTKLESGAIVPNTAPHDIGEIVGSGLRRAGKILAGHKVSLELAADLPMLELDAVLFEQVLFNLLDNAAKYAPADTTISIRGFRERDWVSLQILDEGEGIPPAELEMIFDKFYRAQKGDHVRPGTGLGLAISRGFVEAMHGTILAANRTDRSGAVLTIRLPIPSASKALDTAA, from the coding sequence ATGGCAAATCAGCGCCGCGATCCTGAAAAAAGACCCTCGCCGGAGGCCCTGCTGGAAGCAGCCCGGCGAGAAAGCAGCCAGGCCGGCCGGCTCAAGATCTTCGTCGGCGCCGCTCCCGGCGTCGGCAAGACCTATGAGATGCTGCAGAGCGCTCACGCCAAGGTGAAGGCCGGGGTCGACGTCGTGGTCGGCGTGGTCGAGACCCACGGACGGGCGGAGACAGAAGCGCTGCTGCATGGCCTCGAGGTCCTGCCGCGCAAGCGGATCGAGTACAAGGACCAGGTCATCGAGGAGATGGACCTCGACGCGCTGATCGCACGCCGCCCCGGAATCGCGCTGGTCGACGAGCTCGCCCACACCAACGCTCCCGGCAGCCGCCACCCCAAGCGCTACCTCGACGTCGAGGAACTGCTCTCCCGCGGCATCGACGTCTATACCGCGGTCAATATCCAGCACATCGAAAGCCTCAACGACGTGGTCGCCCAGATCACCCATGTGCGGGTGCGCGAAACCGTGCCGGATTCGGTGTTCGACCGCGCCGATGCGATCGAGCTGATCGATCTCACGCCCGACGACCTGATCCAGCGGCTGAAGGAGGGCAAGGTCTACGTCCCCAAACAGGCCGAGCGCGCGCTGGAGCATTATTTCTCGCCCGGCAATCTGACCGCGCTGCGCGAGCTGGCGCTGCGGCGGACCGCCGAGCGCGTCGACGAGCAGCTGTTGACCCATATGCAGGCCAACGCCATCGCCGGCCCGTGGGCCGCGGGCGAGCGCATCCTGGTCTGCATCAGCGAGGATCCGCGCGCCGCAGGGCTGGTGCGCTACACCAGGCGGCTGGCGGATCGCCTGCACGCGCCCTGGACCGCGCTCAGCATCGAGACCCGCCGCAGCCTGCAACTGACCGACGAGCAGCGGGACCGGCTTGCCGACACGCTGCGGCTGGCGGAAACGCTGGGCGCCGAGGCGCTGACCATTCCCGGAGTCGGGCGCCGGATCGCCGACGACATCATCGGCTTCGCGCAGGCCAATAACGTCACCCAGATCATCATCGGCAAGTCGATGCGGTCCTGGTGGTTCGAGCTGCGGCGCGGCTCGGTTGTGCACGATCTGGTGCGGCGCGCCGGCAATATCACCGTCAACGTGATCGCGGGCGAGGAGCTCGCGGCGGAGCCGGTGCCGAAGAAGACGGTGCGCGCCGCCGAACGGCAGGAGCCGTTCGATCCCGTTCCCTATGCGATATCGCTGCTGCTGGTTGCCGTGGCGCTCGGCGCCGGCCTCCTGATTCATCCGTGGATGGGGATCGAGAACGTCGATCTCGTGTTCCTGACGGCGGTAGTCGCAGCCGCCGTCCGTTACGGCCTGCTGCCATCGGTGCTGGCGAGCGTGGTCGCATCGCTCTGCTACAACTTCTTCTTTCTGCCGCCGATCTACACCTTCACGATCACCGACCCGACCAACGTCGCGGCCTTCTTCTTCTTCATGCTGATCGCGATCGTGGTTTCCAATGTGGCGGCGCGGGTGCGCACCCAGGCGGTCTCCGCGATCGGCAGGGTGCGGACCACGGAATCGCTCTATGCCTTCAGCCGCAAGCTCGCCGGCACCGCGACGCTGGACGACGTGTTGTGGGCGACCGCCTATCAGACCGCCTTGATGCTGAAGGTACGGGTGGTCCTTTTGTTGCCGGAGGACGGCGTCATTACGGTCAAGGCGGGCTATCCGCCGGAGGATCAATTGGACCAGGCCGATCTCGCCGCCGCCAACTGGGCGTGGGGTAACGACCGCGCGGCCGGGCGCGGCGCGGATACGCTGCCGGGCGCCAAGCGCCTGTTCCTGCCGATGCGGACCGGACGCGGGCCGATCGGCGTCATCGGCATCGACGACGACAAGACCGGGCCGCTGCTGACGCCGGATCAGCGCCGTCTGCTCGATGCGCTGATGGATCAGGGCGCGCTCGCGATCGAACGGGTGCAGCTGGTGGAGGACATGGACCGGGTCAAGCGCACCGTGGAGTCGGACCGGCTGCGACAGGCGCTGTTGACCTCGATCTCTCACGATCTCAAGACGCCGCTGGCCTCGGTGCTCGGCGCCGCCTCCACGATGCGCGATCTCGCCAGCGGGCTGAGCGAACCGGAAAAGCGCGACCTGCTGGCAACCGTGATCGACGAGTCCGAACGGCTCAACCGTTTCATCGCCAATCTGCTCGACATGACCAAGCTGGAATCCGGCGCCATCGTACCGAACACCGCGCCGCACGACATCGGCGAGATCGTCGGCAGCGGGTTGCGGCGCGCCGGCAAGATTCTCGCCGGCCACAAGGTGTCGCTGGAACTCGCCGCCGACTTGCCGATGCTGGAGCTCGACGCGGTGCTGTTCGAGCAGGTGCTGTTCAATCTCCTGGACAATGCGGCGAAATATGCGCCGGCCGACACCACGATATCGATCAGGGGATTTCGGGAGAGAGATTGGGTCTCCCTGCAGATCCTCGATGAGGGCGAGGGTATTCCGCCGGCGGAACTGGAGATGATCTTCGACAAGTTCTATCGCGCGCAAAAGGGCGACCATGTCCGCCCCGGCACCGGCCTCGGCCTTGCGATTTCGCGCGGCTTCGTCGAGGCCATGCATGGTACGATCCTGGCCGCCAACCGCACCGACCGGAGCGGCGCCGTGCTGACGATCCGGCTGCCGATACCCTCAGCATCGAAAGCGCTGGATACCGCCGCATGA
- a CDS encoding response regulator, whose translation MNATPIKVLVIDDEPPIRKLLRMGLSTQGYEILEASNGKNALELLAQNPALIILDLGLPDIQGHELLRMIRGRNDSVPIVVLSSRGDEAGKVQALDLGADDYLTKPFGMDELLARMRAALRHQLQVHGERPVFRSGDLSVDLVRRIVKVGEREVKLSPKEYELLRVLVQHAGKVLTHRFLLKELWDELTDAQYLRVYVRQLRQKIEADPERPQFVLTETGIGYRLRAAD comes from the coding sequence ATGAACGCCACGCCTATCAAGGTCCTGGTCATCGACGACGAGCCGCCGATCCGCAAGCTGCTGCGGATGGGATTGAGCACCCAGGGCTACGAGATCCTGGAGGCGTCCAATGGCAAGAACGCGCTGGAATTGCTGGCGCAGAATCCGGCGCTCATCATCCTCGATCTCGGCCTGCCCGACATCCAAGGCCATGAACTGCTGCGCATGATCCGCGGCCGCAACGACAGCGTTCCGATCGTGGTGCTGTCGAGCCGCGGCGACGAGGCGGGCAAGGTGCAGGCGCTCGATCTCGGCGCCGACGACTACCTGACCAAACCGTTCGGGATGGATGAACTGCTGGCCCGCATGCGCGCGGCGCTGCGGCATCAATTGCAGGTTCATGGCGAGCGCCCGGTGTTCCGCTCGGGCGACCTCTCGGTCGACCTGGTGCGCCGTATCGTCAAGGTCGGCGAGCGCGAGGTCAAGCTGTCGCCGAAGGAGTACGAATTGCTGCGCGTGCTGGTGCAGCACGCCGGCAAGGTCCTGACCCACCGCTTTCTCTTGAAGGAGCTGTGGGACGAATTGACCGACGCGCAATATCTGCGGGTCTATGTGCGCCAGCTCCGGCAGAAGATCGAGGCCGATCCAGAGCGTCCGCAATTCGTTCTGACCGAGACCGGGATCGGCTACCGGCTGCGGGCGGCGGACTAG